The DNA sequence GAGATCTAATAGGaaagatgattattttgattagaCCACTAACGAGAAATTATTTTCTCTTATCTTATGTAATTGTTTAGGCCTGATATCAAGTATATGAATAATTAAAAACAATTAGTATAATCaaaatatccctaaaatttcttatctaatatcaaacaaaaaagttAAAGTTAGCTAAGCcctaaaaaattattagttttatCTTCCCAAGTCTTTCTTGATTTCTTAACCTAGCTAGCCTAATTTCTTTAATTAATCATACATGAAAAAAATGCACTcgaatattgaaaataaaaatgggAAGTTAATCTTAAAATAATAGACGTAAATATGTGAAGACATTTTGCGACAGTCAATAAAGCAACTTAGtccaaaattattataattttttttcttctcgaAATTATGAAACAAGCATATTTTGCTGAATTGTTGGATTTGcatatcaaacatattttaaacacgATATTTATTGACATTCGTCTTACATGTATATTTATTGTAATTAatcgtattttaataaaaaaataattttttttaaatacacttagatacactttaaatactatcAAGTATCAGTATATacaatcttattcttaacatatatttttaaaataaatttatatataatatatattattatttattaaaacaaaaaatatgatataattaaaataaaatattaaaaataatttaaaaaattaatttatattttaatatcaataacatattaaaatataattacgaTTAAATCAAAaaatatgttatattttatacttataaaattttaaaattcgtatATTATTGTGTTAGGTATCATATCACATCTCATATTCGCATCAGTGAGTGTCCATGTTATCATAGTTTACGAAGCTTGCTTGTTTTTCACTTATAGACATCAAAATTTCTTCCATGTATTAAGCACAAGAAGTTGCCAACAACGCTTTGTACCAAGAAAAAAGGATCAGAACGAGGAGAAAATAAAAAGTGGTGTGGCACTGTTGGAACCAAAACGCTACGTTAGCCGACCACAATTTCAGCTTTCCTTCTTTAACTAAATTAACTGAAGTTTTCATGACCTGAAATTACCAAAAGGTCTCCACCCTCTCAGTCTCGCCACACTGCATCCATTTCTGTCTCTGCCACAAAAGGCCACAGATGCTGacagaacaaaacaaaacatAGCAAAAGCAAAGGCTTCTAAGTTCTGATATCTGAAACCCTTTTGACACGGTAAACATTAAGGTGCTATACTGTTATTATTACAGCACATATCTATCgtgtacttttaattttataatttttttttgaaaaatactataCAATCCAATTAATCACCACACTTTTCGGTCTTGTTTTTTTGGTTTCTCtctttttaatgtataaaagtTTAAATACTAGCGGATATAGAGTAAGTGATTATCaatattattgaaaatatatttatttttcatctgGCAACTTTACAAGGGGTTAACAAGAAGCAAATTATTTAAGTGAAAAACAAATCTATTATTAAAATGAAGAATTGTACTCCTAATTATTAGTGAATTATATTTTTTGATCGATCCCAATTATATATTCCACAATCCTTACAAGAATTGAAtcttttgatcttattttctagttggcaaaattaaatataaatttggtTTAACCGTATAAATTTTAAgggaaatcaagaaaaaaaaaaatacgcgataaaataaaaagtgtttGTTTTGGTACGacgataaattcatacgtacatgtattaaaaaatgtgaataaattaaaacataacacgtaaattatattttttaagccagtatttaatttttttattttaaatatatatcatattattatttttattaaaatattcttatattataataaaaataaaaatattttattatttaattttacaaaaaaatttaaatatttttttatattagacaaaattatccttttaaattaattaaattttaaaactactaACTTTGATTTTATacctttaaatttcaaataatttacaaAAATACATCTAAAAAGAGTTTGAATTATTCACCACACTCCCATCTCATCTCAAAAGTCTTGATACTCTCTATGAACCTTAATTTCAGATTCTGATTTCCGTGGTTAGTCTCATTTTGACGAGTCGAACTCGAAtcgcaagagaaaaaaataatataatattattattgtattattatttGGATTACTAGAGTATTATcatattattgtattattattttttcaatatttttatttttattattaaaaatttatgaaatatgtttaaaaataaaaatatattttttactaattttttaacaacttaatagtacatatatataaaaattgaatagaTTAAATTATCAAAATGGTACCTGAAAATTTTCATCATgactaaaaataattcaaaaaatgtTAGAGACAACTAAgtccttaaaaaattaaaaaatacgacaaaagaactaaatattaaatatatatgctaacaaaaattttaaaaattatattttgatgcaattttttgtgagcattttattctcaaaatttaataattaatttttttaattttttattacgaatgaccaaaatttaaaaaaaaaataggctatgtttgttttcttgaattaggATTAAGATTGGAGAGACTGATATTGAATATTGTGTATAGTGGTTAGCAATtagaactaaaattttagttccatcagtattttcaatattttaaaaaaatagggactaaaatttcaaaaaatggagactaaaattttttaacatttcttttcaaaaatatttttaattaattttttaaattttatatttatctcttagtCTTTATACTTATTTTAAACTAAACATAATACTGAGACATAActcaatattttatattttatactaaacacATTACAGAGACTAAATTTAAGTCTCTATTTCTCAATTTTATCTCACAATCTGTCTCTCATTCTTAATCTCTTTTCTAAATATAACAtgagaaatcaaatttttttctggatttcttttacatattttaaatatttactcaATTGTTATTACAAAAATTTAGATAAGAtagataaattatttattaaatacaatttttttaattacttataaaatataatatttaattattatttttattatatttttaaattatttaaaaattattttattattaacattTTTTGGAGAATTTTTTGAGAAACTGAATTAGTAATTAGCTCAACTTAAGAATGGCTAAAGAAGCTTGGTATAAAATGAGAGAGAAAACAATACTTTTCCCACGAAGAAAACAAGTCGGGGCTATGTTTGTAGACAGAAATGGACACATGTTGAGCGCTTAGATGTCCGTGACACAGCAACACTTACCCCCATGTCATGCTTAACAACCGCTGCCATTTATTACATTTTACCACCATTGACCATCCCATTCTTTTCTTTCCACTTTTATCCTCTCTAATCTCCATCCACCTTCTATCCATCTTCTATCGtttactatttattattattactactcaCCACCACTCACCCTGAGCTGCTACTAACTAGTAGTAAGTACTGGTAAGTAAGTAACTACACACCAGGCTCCAACCCCACTCTTTCTTTCAAAGACTCGTGTTTTTCAACACCCCGTTTTCTACGTTACTCCATCCAACGggtttaatttttctttctcattttccaACAACATGTTTCTTTCCATTTCCTAAGGTTCGCTCTAATGCTCTATACTCTACTATAATTTTATATGTTTAtataatctatttttatttatttatttattatattttttttcacaacCTTTGTCCGTTTGGCATTGTCTGTTTCCACTTTCCATCtccaacaatttttatttttatttttattcttcatgTGTGTCAAAATTTGAACACTCAAGCTTCTCTTAAGACTTCGTTCCCAGTTGTCCTTTGTTCCTACGGGGATTGAAACCAGTACATTGCGCTATACAGGTTAGAATTTAGAAAACCAGACTTATAATGCTGTAGTGGCgttctaatattttttcttttgatcGAAGGTACTTCTTTGGTTTTTATATtcttctgtttgtttaatttgcgtGTGATAATGTGTTCCCCTGGAGAGTTGTCTTGCAAAGCGCACATTCAGAAACTAACCGTTACTCTCATTTCTTTGGTTTGATAGTGACTCAGATTTGAAGATGAAGTACATTAATTAAAAATCAGCAACaatgcaaaaaaattatttttaaccccAAAACCTCCTCATTCTGTTgtgttttattgtttatttttaagTACTATTGTCTGGTTAAAATCAAGTACTCCTTTTTATcccttttcttttatgtttttgatGCTATTCTCTGGCTTGTAGGTTGAGTTTGCATTATTTTTGGAGGGTTTTGATTGTGTAAGAGTAATAGAGTGATGGATGGTAGAAGGCATTCAGTTGATATTCCAATTTCCAAAACTCTTGTGGCACTGAGGAGGGTGAGGTCACTGAGGGATCCATCAACTAACTGCATTAACAAGCTCTCTCCTTTGATTGACAATGTTCAATGGGAAAACGGTTCCAACAATGGCATTTCGCTGCACTTCCTCGAAGCTTCTCATGCATGCGGTTCTAGTGATAACAATGATGGTTTTAGATCAAAGACTTTAGAATTCAAGGGACATAGAGAGCAGGATACTGCTGATCTTGAGCTGAATTGTGGCCTTTTGAACTCTAAGAGGAACTATCATGGGATATCCTGCCATGAAACAAAGCGAGACGACGAGCTAGTTTATTCTAATGCTTATCAGCAAGGCATTGTTGGGAATAAATCACCGAGTGAAAGCTGTAGTAGCAACtatggaggtagagggttggatCTGGCTGGCAAGGTGCCATCTGTTAATCATTTGAGGGACGGGGAATTGTGCTATTTATCTTCGCAGTTAGGGAGGGTAGATAACTTGAAGCAAACCCGAAAGTCGCAGCGCAGGACTACAAAAGTTAAACCATCTGAAGTAACAGGTGATACTGTGAGCCATGTAGGTAGTCCACACCTTTCTTTTGGTGATGCTCTCTCAGCTCATAGTGCTTCAGTACGAATAACTCAAGATGCTTTGGATAATCTACATGGATGTGGAATAAGCTGTTGTTGGTCAAAATCACCAAGATTTAGAGAATCAAATCATCATTCTGAAGTAGAAGATCTTCCTTTGTTATTGCAGCAAGCTAATGAGACTGATCTTTATGGATGCAGAAGCACAAGAAACGTAGGTGGCAGAGGTAGTCCAAATTTGGAAACTCCAAGAAGTTTATCAATGAAATTTAGGCCAAAATCTTTTGGTGATTTGGTGGGGCAAAATGTGGTTGGAAGGTCACTTATGGGGGCCATTTCCAGTGGAAGGATAACATCATTTTACCTTTTCCATGGTCCCCGTGGTACTGGAAAGACATCTGCGTCTAGGATATTTTCTGCGGCATTGAATTGCCTATCCCTTGAGGTGCAAAGGCCATGTGGTATGTGTAAAGAGTGTATTTCGCTCTTTTCTGGAAGAAGTAAAGATGTTAAGGAAGTGGATTCTTTGAGAATTAACCATGTAGACAAGGTTAAGTCCCTAATTAAGAGTGCTTGTATTCCTCCGGTTTCGTCACGCTTTAAGGTGTTCATTATCGATGAGTGCCAGTTCTTGAACGGGGAAACATGGGCTACTCTTTTGAATAGCCTAGATAATGTTTCTCAATATGTGGTTTTTGTGATGATCACCCCTGATTTGGATAACCTTCCTCGAAGTGTGGTTTCCCGGGCTCAGAGGTATCACTTTCCGAAGATTAAAGATGTTGATATCGCGAGCAGATTAAAAAAAATCTGTGTTGAAGAAGGTCTTGATTTTGAACAAGTTGCTTTGGATTTTATTGCTGCTAAATCTTGTGGTTCTCTTAGAGATGCAGAAATGATGCTTGATCAGCTGAGTTTGCTTGGTAAAAAAATCACACTTACCTTAGCCCATGAGCTCGTAAGTATCATGCTTTGTTCCATACATGTAtgtttttcaaactttcttcatTTTTCCTGAGACCTTTGTTGTTCTGCAGACTGGTGTCGTTTCAGATGATGAATTGCTTGACTTGTTGGACCTGGCTTTGTCATCTGACACTTCAAATACAGTTATAAGAGCCCGGGAGCTGATGAGATCGCGGATAGATCCATTACAACTTGTATCACAGCTTGCAAATCTTATTATGGATATTCTTGCAGGGAAGTCTGAAGTCGGTGATTCCGAAATCAGAAGAAGATTCTTGATTAGACAAACCTGTTAGTGCTTTAAGAGTATAATTATTAGCTTTGAGTGTATATATTGGCTGTTTAACTTCTAATGCCATTAATGCCTGCGCTTCCCATTGAGCACTCTATGCTGCTCATTATCTTATTTCTAGGGTCTCTGACGGGGTGTTTTCTTCGTTTTAGCTGAAGCAGACATGCAGAAATTGAGTCATGCGTTAAAAGTACTTTCAGAAACAGAGAAGCAATTGAGAATTTCAAAGAATCAAAGAACATGGTTCACAGCAGCGCTTCTACAATTAAGTGCCGAAGAATATCCACCTGCTGATGCAACTGATGACAAGTTGTATTTGAAAGGTGCTACCAATAGAGGTGAGCTTGACTTTTCCCTTCCTTATATGGTGTTGGCAAAATTGGAGTGGTTTCATATTGTTGAACTTTCTTCTCTAAGCTTGTCTTCAAATGGATACAGATGGTGATTTCTGTAGTACTTCATCAACAGGGGAGAGCTTGAAGAATATTGCTACAGGTCAATGTGATGAAAAGTCATATAGATTAGGATTGCAAGAGGATCAGAAAAGAACATTGGATTCCATATGGTATAAAGCTACAGAGATATGCCAATCGAGCCGGCTCAAGGCTTTTCTCAGGAAGCAGGGAAAgttatcttcgctttgtgtcaaTCAAGGTACATTTGCACTCATGTAGCTACGATTTCTttttccaaccatcttcaaaaTTTATGGCATCATATTGTAATCTCTTCCTACCATGTGGTTAGTTTcttttatgtttgtttatgtaGAAAGTTTAAGTTTTTTCTCTTTACCATATCTTGATAATATGCTTCTATAATGCTTGAACATACTATGTTATGTGGATTACATATTTCCCAGTACTGTCATTATTTATTCTGCTTTAATGtttaaagaaaagagaattatTCTTGTCTACTATGAGATGTAAATTCCATAGTAAATTGCATACTAATTAATGAATGGAGAATGTTCCAATTTTCAGGCCTTGCAGCTGCTGAGTTGGAATTCCACCGTCGTGACAGTGTAGCTAGAGCCGAGAAGTCGTGGAAACTGATCGCAAGTTACCTTCAGATCATATTGGGTTGCAACATTGAGCTCAGGATCAATTACGTACCTTGTGCCACAGCTTCTAGGTATGCCAGACTAAAGAggtcatctttcaatttctttaaTTGTTCCCGAAGAATTCTACGGAAATCGATGCCTTCTGACGACCAAGGAAGCGAATCAGACTATGCTGATCAAACTTCTGAGAAGCCTATGATGAAAGATCAGACTCTAACTTGTTCCTCTGACTTTGGTTCTCGGGTGCCACTACCTGATGTTGTAGCAGCTTTGAGAAGTTGCGAAGGTAATCTGCTAAGCTCGGGGAAGACATTCTTGAATATGTCTACTCAAGAGACTCCAAGGAATTCATGTTCTAGAGCTGATTCTCTTAAGGAAGAGGAATTCAATCAGGCCCATTTACCTTCGTCAAACATCGATTTAGACTATCAATCTAAGTGTTTTCCTCGAACCTTCTGGCTTCATAAGAAATTCTATTCATCGCATGCATCGGAACAGAAGGATTTTGTTTTCTCAAGCCACTATGTTTATCCCCCACAACTCTAACAACTGTGTCAAGCCACCAAGGAAAAGTACGTTGTTTCGCATCTTAATCATCATATATTCCTTAAATCATCATTTTGGATCTTAGTAACGGACTGCAAAACTGCATGAATTATATAGTGCTAGACTGCCAGGGCTGCTGTTTACTTTGCTAAACTTTCTGACACTGAATATTTATCTAGTTTTATCTGTGGTAGTTCGATAGAATCAGCTAAAAGTTACATTTAAGATGGAGCTGATTTTAAATGTTGATATAATATGTTCATCTTATTCATCAGTGTTCTGCATAAAGTAAGAATGTCATTTGGGCTGTAGATCATTGTAACTTCCCTGTggaaaataatattcttttatttttgtttccttGTATATTTTCTTTAGTGACATGATAGTTGTACTGTACTATAGTCCAGTTACTTAATGTGTAAACAACTATCATTCTTCCATACAAGGTAT is a window from the Arachis hypogaea cultivar Tifrunner chromosome 1, arahy.Tifrunner.gnm2.J5K5, whole genome shotgun sequence genome containing:
- the LOC112804284 gene encoding protein STICHEL-like 2, which codes for MDGRRHSVDIPISKTLVALRRVRSLRDPSTNCINKLSPLIDNVQWENGSNNGISLHFLEASHACGSSDNNDGFRSKTLEFKGHREQDTADLELNCGLLNSKRNYHGISCHETKRDDELVYSNAYQQGIVGNKSPSESCSSNYGGRGLDLAGKVPSVNHLRDGELCYLSSQLGRVDNLKQTRKSQRRTTKVKPSEVTGDTVSHVGSPHLSFGDALSAHSASVRITQDALDNLHGCGISCCWSKSPRFRESNHHSEVEDLPLLLQQANETDLYGCRSTRNVGGRGSPNLETPRSLSMKFRPKSFGDLVGQNVVGRSLMGAISSGRITSFYLFHGPRGTGKTSASRIFSAALNCLSLEVQRPCGMCKECISLFSGRSKDVKEVDSLRINHVDKVKSLIKSACIPPVSSRFKVFIIDECQFLNGETWATLLNSLDNVSQYVVFVMITPDLDNLPRSVVSRAQRYHFPKIKDVDIASRLKKICVEEGLDFEQVALDFIAAKSCGSLRDAEMMLDQLSLLGKKITLTLAHELTGVVSDDELLDLLDLALSSDTSNTVIRARELMRSRIDPLQLVSQLANLIMDILAGKSEVGDSEIRRRFLIRQTSEADMQKLSHALKVLSETEKQLRISKNQRTWFTAALLQLSAEEYPPADATDDKLYLKGATNRDGDFCSTSSTGESLKNIATGQCDEKSYRLGLQEDQKRTLDSIWYKATEICQSSRLKAFLRKQGKLSSLCVNQGLAAAELEFHRRDSVARAEKSWKLIASYLQIILGCNIELRINYVPCATASRYARLKRSSFNFFNCSRRILRKSMPSDDQGSESDYADQTSEKPMMKDQTLTCSSDFGSRVPLPDVVAALRSCEGNLLSSGKTFLNMSTQETPRNSCSRADSLKEEEFNQAHLPSSNIDLDYQSKCFPRTFWLHKKFYSSHASEQKDFVFSSHYVYPPQL